Genomic DNA from Acanthopagrus latus isolate v.2019 chromosome 2, fAcaLat1.1, whole genome shotgun sequence:
TCCTGTTAGAAGCCGTACGCTCTGCCatcaaaaaaaggagaaagctCATCAAGGCAAAGATGCTCGGGATTCCTGTGAACGAATGTACCAGCAGGTCTGTCATAAGCACACAACACTCGCTGATCACATCCAGAAATAATGAGCTGGTGTAGAAATACCTTCAGAAGAGAGCAAAGTTGGTTTTTATTCTTTCAgtgacgaggaggagaggagttcTCTCTTTGGGCAGACAGAAGTTGATGGTACAGAAGTTGACGAAACTGACAGGCCAGCTGAGTCACGCATCCGAAACCTGTAAGTAAAACTTTGGCCTGCTACACTGCACCTTTCAGTTTAAACCACTAGGCTTGTCTGAAAAGCGCCAGAAATGACGACCCcatctgtggtttttttttttgttgggctTGTccctgcttgtgtttttgctttgaaaagATTAAAGTTGATTTCTTTTCTTGCGTGGCTTTATTGTGTCAATTAAGTGACCCGATCCGAAGAAGACCCTATCATTAAATAGGCCACTGGATAACTTTTAGTTTTACTAGTAATCATGTTCTCACGACACAGAGGTCTGACTGATATTAGAGGATTTATCTAGACAGGCTAGCTCAGGATTATCTTAATGCCATTTGCTTGAAGcagtggagggagaaagagagacgtTAGACATGGAGCGAAATTTCTGGAATGGTTGTGAAACCTAATGTATAATTAGTTGAAACATGAAGCTGATAGAGTGCTTTATTCTAGTAATATGGTCACACAACAATTTGTATGTCATTTCCCAGTAATAATTCAGCAAATCAACAGAAGAAATTAGGTAGACTTGCTATTTACTACTTCAAAGTCTGTCTTTCTTGAAATGTGCTTATGTGGAGGTGATTCATGTAGAACAACGTGTGGTAATTACCAGGAGTGACAAACGTGCAGGGAAGGAAATCTTGCTTAATCAGTAACTTTGGGAGAGTCTAAGTGAAGGAAGAACATACTGTATAATTCTCCCAACAGAAAGCCCCTCAGCTGAGAATTTGATTAAGTGAAGAATTTGTTTGATGACTCTTGTCTGGCCagggacagaaaataaagatggaTTAAGATGTATTATGGGTCTTTTGGCTTTATCAGACAGTCAGTTTACTGCATATTGCAATATCACGTATAGTACAGATGAtctaaaataaattaagaaactTAAAAGAATATCTTCAGCCCAGAATCTACAAAGAGAAACAAGTAGAGAAGGATCCGTTTAgctcaaaacactgcagtgcttTTCATTCTAACTCACATTAAATGCAAAGGTAAGGGCAATAATAGTGGACCAAAGCATTAGCTGCTAAAAACtaaatcagaaaaacacagcagacgtCATCTGTGAATCAGAGCAgtttcatctctctgctgagctgctgctgtcactgtgctgAGGACTATGTCAATCCTGGACTATATTTAGCTGTAATCCCTGACTACAGATCTGACCTCAGGCCTGTTTGTTCTACTCTGTCTGCTACAGCTTTGGTTTCCTGACGCGGTCAGGCAGCGGCCGGAGCCCCACCCACATGAGCAACTCCGCCTCCAGCTGGGAGATCATTGGAGACTCAGAGGCCACTGATGAAAGGGAACAGCAACGGCCCTCCTGAGCCCGGTACTGACCACAAGAGAAGCTTTTAACTGAATCAGACTCTCTTCTTCCCTCATTCACTACTTCTTGCTCACTCTGGTTGTGGCTCAGGAAAAGGATTATGTGGACATTTGAAtgtgaggaaagaaaatgtggaCATGTTCGAACTCctcaactttcttttttttttgctttcatttcactCTTGCCAAAATCTTATTTTCCCACAGAAGTGATAAATGGTAATTGGTACTGCAGTATACAGGGTATGGTGTACCTCAGCATTAAGAGGCAGCCTTGTTAACTCCCCACATACAAGAAGTTTTATTGTtagtaaagaaaagaaatgagttATTATACACATATTTATGGAGAGCTTCAAAAAGTTTAACAAAAACCAAAGATATAACAAAGTTATACATTGTGAAATGAAACTCTGCCCTCTAGTATTATGGGATAGGTTCACCTCTTTTCCACAAGATGGCGTTAGCTAATTTTATACCTAATAATCCAGATTTTACCACAGATTGAATCAATACATTTGACCTCAATAGAGATATTTTTAAGACACATGTTCACtcatatatttttcattattggAAGCACTTTTATGAtccaggacaaaaaaaactgtgttgtaCTCATATATAACCTGTCTCTTCCAATGGTGAATGCACTTTTACCCCTCAAGCCTTAAGTTATGTTattagaaatatattttaattcatttccaGTCATTGCACAGAGCCAAAGCACCTGGCTGGTTTGTATGTGATGAAGGTGCCATAAATATGCATAAGTATCTGTGCGTGTAAGCGCATGTGGTCTGGCTGGTGCACCAGCCTCTGCACACTGGTTACTTAAGGGAAGCTGTGAGTTTCCTTgtagaaatgagaaaaaaaactgtagtttTTTTAGTTCCTAACACAATTAGCTGACAAGTTACCATAAAGTATCTACATTTACTCTGTCTGACCCTTTAGTTTCCTCTAAGTGTCCGACCATAGCACTACTCAGACAATAACAGACCAACcagaaatgttgtatttgctGAAACACAATGAATGACTTTCCAATCAGATCTTGTTCTCTTCTGAAATACTGGgttcacagtttatttttgtaAGCATGTTTTTAATGTAGAATTTTTGCTgcttaaaaacagatttcagatgTCACTTGCCCCCAGAGTGAATTTTATTAAAGGGATGTgataaaaacaattcaaaaagTGGATTATTTGTGATATTAAGATTTCAAGAttcaataaaatgcaataaacacAGAACTGTATGAATTTCAAAATGAtctcaatgtattttttttgtcacacttCCAAAAAGTTAATTTTCTACAGGAGCTCATATTGATCACGTCATCTTCTCTGTACTGACTTATAAGGAGGGTGAAGGCATTCTTCATCATGTCCTGGAAGACTGTCAACAATAGATTCTGGGAAAAAGGGTGACCATCAGGGGTGTGTGTTTATATCCCAGCAGTGTGTGCGGCGAGTTTTGTGTGTTAGCGTTCAACCATCTTTAAAAAGCTCTGTGTCTGGCTGAATAGAAGGAAGTGGCTCTGACTTCCCCAGGATATGGGAAGAGGAAACCTGGGGGCTTCGACCTCTCTGGCTGCGCCGGAGCCACAAGACGACTCacgggagagaaagaaggagggaagggTGGGGGGCAGACTGAAAGAGAGATACTGCCTCTCATTGTACTCCCTcgaagggaagaaagaaagaattctgGACGTAAAGACgtgagacagaaagacattAGGCCCGGTTTTTGGTTTTCGGACTGTGTGGAGATGAATCTTCTCCTCGGAGCTCTGAGTGCTCTTCTCTGCTGCTCGTTGTCCTCCTCACAGACTCTGGATCCTGCTGGGAAGAACGTCTGCCACAATATCAGGTACACTTCAATGTCATCCTCACTCACACCTGTTAActtttgactgttttaaatCTTGATATTAGTACCTGTGACAAATTGTAggtattatatatattttttgggcAGTTCTGAGTTTTGGGCAACTCTGTATAcattctttatattttcttaCCGTTCTTAGTATTCCCTTAGGCTATTGGTAGTATTTGTAGAtgatttttcctgttttgggtGAGTGTTTTATTTGCAAAGTGTCAGACTTGATCATACTCTGTGTATCTAGGGACCCGTCCACCCTGGTCTGTTGCACTGGATGGCGTCAAGAGGGAAGAGAGTGCACTATACGTGAGTTTAAGTGTCCTGCTGGACAGCAATCTACAGGACTTATGTTTTTAGTAGCTCCTCATTCACTGGTATTCTGTATatctgtgtgcagctgtgtgtgagggtgagCAGGCCTGCCACAAGGATGAGATCTGTGCGTATCCTGGAGTGTGTCGCTGCCCACCTGGCTTCTACGGAGCTCACTGTAAAACACGTGagttattttaaacatcagGAGCTGTTTACCACCTGTACACAGTGcattaaatatttcattcatttcagtttttgttgtgtagaAGTACCAATTTAGGGTCCTTGTACttgttctgcaaaaaaaaaaaaaatcattgcttTTATCAATACATCAGTACATAAGTAACATTTTACAATTGTACAGGTCAAAATGGACTTATACATATTAGGTATTTCTGTCTAAAGGTTCAAAACCTAGGGCCCAAACCAAAGGGTCACAAGAGAAATCTGAGAGCCCCTGAgatgataaataatgtataaataaatttGTGAGGGGTCACACACTAAAGCGTAGAACATTCCTCTCTGAAATGTGGTGCAGTCgatgcagaaaataaatcagtaaatggAGATGCATTCCACCAGTTTATACAGTGTTTACacagtgtttttgtaaagtGTTATGTACTAAAAGtattatctgtgtttgtttatttgtttccagGCTGTCCTCCTGATTTCTGGGCACCAGACTGTCACAAGGTGTGTCAGTGCCACCCAAACGGTCGCTGTAACCCCGTCACGGGGGAGTGCACCTGCAACACCAACCGCTGGGGTCCGCTGTGCCAGTATACCTGCAAGTGTGGCCGGCACGGTCACTGCCACCCCGTTCACGGAAACTGTACCTGCGACGAGGGCTGGTACACGCCAAGCTGCTCCAAGCCATGCCAGTGTGCCAGTGGAACATCTGTGGGGATTGGCTGCGACCAGCTGACTGGTCGGTGTCAGTGCCACAGGGGCCACTGGGGGCTGAAATGTCCTGGCGCTTGCAACTGCTACATGTCGCCATGTAATCAGCGAACCGGCGTGTGTGAATGCCGAGAAGGCTGGTGGGGACCCACCTGTGACCGACGGTGTAACTGTGATCTCAAACACAGTAGCTGTAACCCAGTCAGCGGGCAGTGTGTGTGCCACCTGGGATACCAGGGTCAGTTCTGCAATCACCCCTGTGAAGACGGGAAGTATGGTACTGGTTGTACAATGAGGTAGGTGTAAGACAGGTAGACTTTTTTGTTCAACGCCTGTGTATTCCTGCTAACTGTCTATCTCTGTCATTAGCTGTGGTTTCTGTAAAGACAAGCAGCCCTGCTCTGCCACTGATGGCACCTGTGAGGCCTGTGAGCCCGGCTGGAACGGGACACAGTGCGACCGCCTGTGTCCACCTGGTTATTATGGAGACGGCTGCCAGATGAAGTGTCCACGCTGCAGAAACAATGAACCATGTGACCCAGGAACTGGGCAATGTGGGAGTTGTGACCCTGGATGGACTGGAGCCAGGTGTGGATGCATGTTTGGCCGACATATACTTCAGTTGTCAGTGAAGGTTACCGGATCATTTCTGCGATTTATCATATTCTCATCGGTTATAGAGTTGACATATCACATGTCATGTCAAAGGTATGGAGGAACTTTCAAATCAATTATATTGAAGTGTAAATATAATTACAGTCTAAATAATAgtttaattgaaaaaatatcAGAACAATACCACTAGCCTTCATCAGTCTTATAAATCTCCTACAAATTGCCAGCATATCAAGTTCAACTTAAAATTTTAGAACATCTGCCATAAGATATTAGCCTGCAGTGGTGGAAGATGTAGTCATATATTTTGAACTGAAATCACTTCCTTATTGGTGCatacttctgtttgtttcttctgacatcagcaaactgtCATTCAAAGTCCATTTAACCAACTGACAGTGCAGTCAGAAAGTCACAGATTAAAGTTTcttggattaaaaaaagagatttttacacagtcagtcacagctcACAGCTGCACTGCCGTTTACTGATATTAACGTGTGATGATAAGACTGCCATCCTCAAGCAAGTTTCAGCTTTGTGTATTGATTTCCATACTGTGTGGACGTAAACGTAAATTGCTGCCAGAAAGAAGGGAAAATCCATCTTAAAATCGTGCAATATTCTTTGCAAGTTCATGGAGTTTATAGTTTATCCTTGTGGTTTTTGTCAATATGTGTGAAGTGATACTGTGTACGTGTGGGACAAGCATCCACGTTTAACAAGAACAGAGCACAATCAGTAGAAATAGTTAAAACGTGTAGTGGGGTTGATGTTATGATTCGAAAATGAATGTATGTCAGTGTGATGCCCTTATTATCTGTGTCATTGCCTCCTCTTGCCAGGTGTGAGAAGGCCTGCTCCAACAGGACGTTTGGAGACGCCTGCCGCTTCCCGTGCAGCCCTTGTTTCCACGGCAACTGCCATCACGTGACAGGAAGATGTGTCTGTCAGCCAGGCTTCCAGGGAGAGAGGTGATGTTTCTCTTGGGGCGTAGTTagagtttcacttcacacacacactcacacacagaatgaCATTAGTCTTGTGATAAATATACAAACTAGAGTAATtgaaatgtaactttttatgggtttttttgtgcgtttctgtcatgtttgttgCGTAATGTAGACATTTATTTAGACCAAAAAGGTTTTGCGTGTTTTAACTCATTAACCAGAACACAAGAacttattattgttttatttttgtcaaactTACATTAGTGTCTACTGTAACGTACATCTGCCTAGTTGGTGCGTTCAAGGAACATCTGGCATCTAGGCTATAACAGTTGGCCTCTACACATGAACTTTTATGTTTAATTGAATCACAAAACAAAGTACGCTTTGGATGATTATTGGTAATATCTTTATTGTATATGCAATTTGAGGTTAGCTGGGCTAAAACAGGCAACATCTCCATCCCAGTCCCCTTTAATTTTCTGCTCTCTGACGCTGCAAGTTTTGGTTCgtcattacagtgtgttttcactgtcaaacagaaCATGAGTCAGTGTTTAAACCCAGGATTTTGTCTTTATGTGATGTAATTATgtgatttttatgttgtttttttttccagctgtaaCAGCAGCTGCCCTGCCCTGCAGTTCGGCCTCAactgctcctctgtctgtgaCTGTGGTGAGGGCGTCCAGTGCAACTCGGTCACTGGTGTCTGTCCCAGCAGTAcgtccatccatccgtccatccatccatccatccatcctgaaTTATGTCACATAATCCTTAatttatgtatgtttgtttgtgtgcaggtgtgcgAGGCTCTGTTCTAGCAGGTGTGCTGGTTCCTTTGTTCCTGTTGCTACTTGCTGTGCTcttctgctgtttgtgctgTGGAGGAGGCCCTGTTGATGGCAAAGACAGGTCTGTACCTCTATCAACATCACTGCCCACTGTCATTTGTGAGATTAAATGTCTTATCCTGGATTTTGACCCATCAGAAGCTGTGATATTGTACAGAACCATTTTTTGGTAATATAACCAAGAAACTGGGAATATTAACTTCATTACACTTCCTTAAAATTGATATGATCAGGACATTTCCGGGGGTGGAAAGACATCAAGTGTACACGTTTTTTCTTCCAGAGCGACTGTGGCTGATGGAGGCTGGTCAGTTCGGATGAAATATCACGTCTACAGTGTTCTGGCTAACATCGGTGCTGCACTTCCCTGCATCTCTAACTGGTCCTCTGGCCTGCCTCGTGTCACTGGTGAGTCCTGCTGCACAGGATTTATAGAATCATACTGCATAAAACAGTAAAGCATTGTTGTTTACAGCCTGTGCACAAACTCTCCCATATTTAGATTGGTGAAATAATTGAAGCAGGAATTGCTTCAATTATTGATATAAGACAAcggaaataaacattttttttttttaaatgccctTATATAACCATCTTCTGTTATTTAATCCATTGACAACCACAGTATCTCACCATGACCCGGAACTGACATTCAACCACAGCTTCATTGAGCCTCCCTCTTCTGGCTGGGTGACTGAAGGGTCGTCTTTTGAcagtgacgaggaggagggagaggcgCTCTATTGTGTCCCTCCAAGAGAGGGTAAGGAGAGGAgtacaacaaaaatatatatttcccTCTTTCCCCTCCATCACATCTCACGTGGCTGGACTTTTCTCCCTCATCTCTTTGACAGATATTCCAGCGGTGGCGGGTGGCGAGTTCCAGGAGATGAGCTCCAAGTGTAACATGTTCTTGGACCCGTCCGGCTTCAGCAGCGAGGACATCACCTCGCCCTTCAACATCCCTCGTACCTCCAGCATCGCTAAATCCAAGCGGCCTTCTGTGTCTTTTGCCGAGGGGACCCGCTTCAGCCCCAAGGAGAGGCGTGGCTCGGCTCAGGACCCTGCCGGTCTCCCTGGACATCCACGCAGCAAACCCAAGTCACCCTGGGGGGTTTTGATGCTGTCTGCCCTCCAGAGTCAGGGAGGTGTAGCTAGAGCTGGGGAGGAGGACGGAGCTGAGGTTGAGGAGAGTGAAGATGAGGTCAATGTGCAGGCAACAGACAATCGGGAATCAAACTGTGAGGTCAGTGACCAGGAAGCAGACAGAACTCCATCTAGGTCCACCCTGCAGGTCCCCGGGGCTTCAGGACGAAGACGGACTATGTCCAACACGGCTGCTCATAAGGGGCTTCAGCTGCCAACATCTGCCTCTGATGCTCAAGGCGGGAGCTCAGATAAAGTCACCACAGTGTACGTGACGGTGGGTAAAGCAGGTCGGCCCGTGTCGAAGACGGAGACGAGCTCTGAAGGCCCCGTTCAGGCCATGCTGAGACGGCTCGGCAGCCTCCAGAGACAAAGGGAGCAGGAGTCGAACAGGCCCAAGCCTAAAACAGCTGAAGGGATTATCAAACCACCGAGGAAGAAGCTCGGAGTTCGGGCCAGTGTGTGGGAGCAGGGAGGGCCGCCTGGAGGGGAAGTAGGAATTTGCAAGCCAATCAGAAGAAAGCATGCTTCTCTAAACTCCTCTGACACAGCCGGTGCTAGTGACACCCCACCATCAGAGGGCGGCACTCCTAAAAGGCCGCTGTCGTCCATACTGAAGAGCGTGCCAGAGTTGGCTTCAGCTGACTCGGGGTCAGATCTGAGGGcggagggagacacaggtgcagGAAGGATCGAGAGCAACTACCTGACCGTGGGACCAGCAGGAGACGCTGCGAGTCTCACCGAGGTCATTGCCAATGAGGGTGCTGAGCCCTGCTATGAAAACGTCATGATTAAACAGTCATAACCTCTGAGAAACTGACATGTCAGCGGGTCTGATCCGAACACGGCTGCATATTTATTATTCTGCAGTTATGAGAATACAGACACAAATGGATGTTAGTCACTACTGTAAATCTGCGTGAATTGCAGGTCTGTGATTCTTGAATTATGGTGTTACTTGTTAAACACTCATGTTCACCCTTTTAGCCTATCTCTGTagaaaatatatgaaatgtataTTGTGGGTTGAAagttgaaattaaacaaaaacacaacactaatACATACAAGTACTGAACTGTCTGGGCCTGGACTCAGAGGGGGTAAACAGACCCAAGGGCACACACTTCAGGGCTGTTTGAGAAAGACAAGggcaaacaacagcaaaactaTCACAGTTTATCATCAATAGCTGGCTGCGAAAACAGAGACGTGAGAATAAGTTTTGAGTCTGCTGCTGGActgatgtttgtatttcttttaaatgaaaatacaagGAAGAAAAGACAGTAACAAGGTTGGAATTTACAATCAAGTGTGGTTCACTCTTCATCAGCACTCCTTTAAGACATCTGTCAAAGGCAGCTGTCAAAAATATATTGTAGTATTTTATTGTGGTCTCTCAGACCATTCAGCGGAGGTCAGAAAACTATGATATGAGAATGTTTTCACATCTATGACCGGCAGTCAATTTCCTCTCGAGTATGAACTAAGCTGTTCCtgccctctgacctctgttGACACAGTCATGCTGCTGTTGGGTAAAATCCACATTATTGCAATTTTAGgactttttctctgtgtgaccATACGACATGATTTGGTGCATGCAACTTCCTATTTTGATTTTCTCTGTATATATGTAGAcctttaataatgaaaataaacattttgaaacagtGTGGatacatgatttaaaaaaacatagatGTATTGAATAAAGCGGGTCAACTGATGTTGA
This window encodes:
- the scarf1 gene encoding scavenger receptor class F member 1; this encodes MSWKTKEVALTSPGYGKRKPGGFDLSGCAGATRRLTGEKEGGKGGGQTEREILPLIVLPRREERKNSGRKDVRQKDIRPGFWFSDCVEMNLLLGALSALLCCSLSSSQTLDPAGKNVCHNIRDPSTLVCCTGWRQEGRECTIPVCEGEQACHKDEICAYPGVCRCPPGFYGAHCKTRCPPDFWAPDCHKVCQCHPNGRCNPVTGECTCNTNRWGPLCQYTCKCGRHGHCHPVHGNCTCDEGWYTPSCSKPCQCASGTSVGIGCDQLTGRCQCHRGHWGLKCPGACNCYMSPCNQRTGVCECREGWWGPTCDRRCNCDLKHSSCNPVSGQCVCHLGYQGQFCNHPCEDGKYGTGCTMSCGFCKDKQPCSATDGTCEACEPGWNGTQCDRLCPPGYYGDGCQMKCPRCRNNEPCDPGTGQCGSCDPGWTGARCEKACSNRTFGDACRFPCSPCFHGNCHHVTGRCVCQPGFQGESCNSSCPALQFGLNCSSVCDCGEGVQCNSVTGVCPSSVRGSVLAGVLVPLFLLLLAVLFCCLCCGGGPVDGKDRATVADGGWSVRMKYHVYSVLANIGAALPCISNWSSGLPRVTVSHHDPELTFNHSFIEPPSSGWVTEGSSFDSDEEEGEALYCVPPREDIPAVAGGEFQEMSSKCNMFLDPSGFSSEDITSPFNIPRTSSIAKSKRPSVSFAEGTRFSPKERRGSAQDPAGLPGHPRSKPKSPWGVLMLSALQSQGGVARAGEEDGAEVEESEDEVNVQATDNRESNCEVSDQEADRTPSRSTLQVPGASGRRRTMSNTAAHKGLQLPTSASDAQGGSSDKVTTVYVTVGKAGRPVSKTETSSEGPVQAMLRRLGSLQRQREQESNRPKPKTAEGIIKPPRKKLGVRASVWEQGGPPGGEVGICKPIRRKHASLNSSDTAGASDTPPSEGGTPKRPLSSILKSVPELASADSGSDLRAEGDTGAGRIESNYLTVGPAGDAASLTEVIANEGAEPCYENVMIKQS